The proteins below are encoded in one region of Sulfolobus sp. A20:
- the pfdA gene encoding prefoldin subunit alpha codes for MSQNQGAISLEDLIAQADYLRKYIDSLQKTQLEILDSLSSVDSAKQAIEEMKKGGNPQMMMFLDKKGYALVKVNGATVDKIIIHLGLSYYAEVSPDDAVKILDKKKDELEKAAQSLNNELQKAADTYNQIVDILNQIQQAAAKQQGE; via the coding sequence ATGAGTCAAAATCAAGGAGCTATTTCGTTAGAGGACTTAATAGCGCAGGCGGATTATTTAAGAAAATATATAGACTCTCTTCAGAAGACTCAATTGGAGATATTAGATTCATTAAGTTCCGTAGATTCAGCTAAGCAGGCTATTGAAGAGATGAAAAAGGGAGGAAACCCTCAAATGATGATGTTTCTCGATAAAAAGGGATATGCCTTAGTTAAAGTCAATGGAGCAACTGTTGATAAAATAATAATCCACTTAGGTTTAAGTTATTATGCGGAAGTGAGCCCAGATGACGCAGTAAAGATTTTAGATAAAAAGAAGGATGAATTAGAAAAAGCAGCACAGAGTCTAAATAATGAACTTCAGAAGGCAGCAGATACTTATAATCAGATAGTAGATATTTTAAATCAGATTCAGCAAGCTGCCGCCAAACAACAAGGTGAATAA
- the rpl18a gene encoding 50S ribosomal protein L18Ae: protein MSEIKYYLIKGTALFGESHYPERRKFVKVIRALNEKQATEYIYSYFGSKNKIKRYNIKIEEIRELKEEEVIDKRVKEIGKLEKIIV from the coding sequence ATGAGTGAAATAAAATATTACCTAATTAAGGGAACCGCGCTATTTGGAGAATCACACTACCCAGAAAGGAGAAAATTTGTTAAAGTAATTAGAGCTTTAAATGAAAAACAAGCTACTGAATATATTTATTCCTATTTTGGTAGTAAGAACAAAATTAAAAGATATAACATAAAAATAGAGGAAATAAGAGAGCTAAAGGAAGAAGAAGTTATAGATAAAAGAGTAAAAGAGATTGGAAAATTGGAAAAGATTATAGTGTGA